The DNA region GCGCGGCGCCCTGGCGCGCTCGAGCGCGAGGTCGAGCGGCGTCCGGTCAATCAGCCCTTGCTTGTCGAATGCCGCGATCACGTTGGCGATCGCCGCGTCGAACGTGTCGTACACGCCCTCGCCCGAAGCGTACCCGACGAGCTTGCCCGCCGGGTCGATCAGCACGAACGACGGCCAAGCGCGGATGCCGTACGCGCGCCACAGCACCATGTTGCGGTCGTTGATGACCGGGTGCTCGATCTCGTAACGCAGAATGGCCTGGCGGATGTTCTCCGTCTCCGATTCCGCCGTGAACTTGGCCGAATGCACGCCGATGACGACGAGCTCGTCGGCGTACTTCGCCTCGAGCCGCTTCAGATCGGGGATGACGTGCATGCAGTTGATGCAGCAGTACGTCCAGAAATCGAGCAGCACCACCTTGCCCCGCAGCGCCTCGAGCGTCAGCGGCGCGCTGTCCGAATCGCTTCGATCCGCGTTCAACCAATCGACACCTGCCGGAAACTCCGGCGCCGAAACGGAGCCCTTATACTCGCTCATGCCGGGGTTTCTCCCATCTACGACCTCGAGAGTCAAGGACAGCACCAGCGCCGAACCGGCGACAAGCGCCACACCCACCGCGATCGCCCTGCCCGTCAGCAAAGAGGTGTTCGCTCCAACATCCATGGCTCGCGCTGCCTCTACAGGTCTTCTAATCATAATGACGCCACAGGGCGCTTCGGTTCCAGGACAGGGCGATCAGGTCCGGCAGGTGCGAGGCGAAGCGGGGGCGCAGTTAGCGCGAGACTATCCCGAGTTCGCAGCGGAGGGCGTTCTCCAGCGTTGGATAAAGGAACCGGAATCCGGACGCCTCGAGCGCGGCGGGCCGAACACGTGCGCCCTCGAGCAGCAGCGCCCGTCCCATCTCGCCGAACATGGCCCGCAGCGCGAAAGCGGGCACGCGGAGCAACGTGGGGCGATGCAGCACTCTGCCCAACGTGCGCGTGAACTCGGCGTTCGTGGCCTGATGGGGGGATGTGGCGTTCACGGCGCCTCTTACGTCAGTAAAAATCAAGTGGTGCATGATGCCGATCAGGTCGTCGAGCGCAACCCAGCTCATCCACTGCCGCCCATTGCCGAGACGCCCGCCCAGCCCCGCGCGGAACACGGGCAGCATGCTCGCCAGCGCGCCGCCACGGGCTGTGACGACCATGCCGATCCGGGGCGTGACGACGCGGATCCCGGCGCGTTCGGCTGGCTCAGTCGCCGCCTCCCACTGCCGGCACACGTCGGCAAGGAAGCCCTTGCCGGGGCCGTCGGACTCCGTAAGCACTTCTTCACCTCGTGCGCCATAGTAGCCTATGGCCGAGGCGGAAATGAGGACGCGCGGCGGCCGTTTGAGCTGCGCCAGTGTCTCGCTCAGTAGTCGGGTGCCCTCAATGCGGCTGCGCAGGATGCGATCCTTGGCGCGGGCCGACCAGCGCCGGGCGGCGATGCTCTCGCCCGCCAAGTGAACGACCGCATCGGTGCCTTCGAGCGCCTGGGCGTCGATCTCGCGCGTTGCGGGGTTCCAGTGGGCTTCCGCCGGACTTGCGGGCTTGCCGCGCACGAGGCGCACCACCTCGTGCCCGCCCGAGGTGAGGAAGGCCGTGAGCTGGCTGCCGATCAAGCCCGACGCGCCGGTCACAATGATGCGCTGCGAGCCGAACTGCTTACAGGCGGCGTGCCGGAGCAGGTCGTTGCGCAGCCGCTCGTGGCGGAACCCGAACATCCGTTTGAGCCGGCGCCGGACGGCCTTCCCGGCAAAAGTCTGACCGAAGAAACCCAGCGGGAGACGGTAGCTGATGCGGTCCTCGACGAGGCAGGCGTTCGTGCCCTCCGAGGTGAAGCGGTGCGCGTGCTCCCAGTGCGCGAACGGGCCGCGCGCCAGCCGGTCGACGAACAGCAGCCCTTCTTTGTACTCCTGGTGCACGGCCTCCCACGTGACCGGCAATGGGCCGAGCCCGGTCCGAAGCACGACGCGGCCGCCGGGTTCGAGGCCGCCGCTCCGTTCGACGATGCGCACCCGCTCCCACGGCGGCAGCAGTCGTTCGAGCGCGCCCGGCCGCTTGTGCCAGGCGAAGACATCCTGGGCGGGCAGTTCGATCCGGCTCTGGTAGGTGAGCAATCGCACGTCTTGTTTCCCCGGGCAGCAGCGAGTTCAGTCAATCATACCACACGACACACGCTGCACCGCGGGCCATCAGGACAGACAGGAACGATCTCCAGCCATCCTGACTCAACCTGTCGTCACGCAACAGCTTCGCTGTCCCCATCTATTCTCACGTGCCGTAGAGGATCATATAGAGCGGGGTGAACTCGGTGGCCATGAAGATCGCCAGGAGCGAGCCGATGAGTATCATCACGAGTATGACCAGCTTCGAGTAATCCTGGCCGACCAGACTGCCGATCAGCATGCTGTCATGCCCGAAATACGCGCTCGCGGCGAAGAACTCCTCGCCGAAGGCGGTGTAGTCGCACGACACGATGAGGAACGGCACCTGGTGGTACGAAACGGTGCAGGCGATCTGAATTGCGCCGGCCCGCTGGCCGCCCTCGGCCAGGAACAGCGACTCCCAGCCGTAGCCGCCCCAGAGGAGGTTGGCGCCCACGTGTTCGCGCTCCATCCATCCGGACGTGCTGCTCGCATACACCGACTGGCCGCCCGGGAGGTACCGGATCGAGTCCTCTGGATTGAAAAGACCCGACTTGCCTTCCATCGCGTACGCGTCTTTCCAGTACTCCTCGCAGATCGGATACGCCAGCGGGTCGACGATCGGCACCAGGACGTTGGTATCGACGAGCGCGGCCTTGCGGATCACGTGCTGCATGCAGGCGAGGCCGCAGAACAGCTCGATGCTCAGCCCGATGTTGCCCGGATTGAACATGACGGGCCGGCCCATCTCGGTCGAGCGGCCGATCGCCTCATCCACTTTCTCGAGGCCCGGGATCTTGCGCAGGTAGAGCGAGCGGCCCGAGCGGGCGTGGTGGATCTTCCAGAGCACGAAGAACACGATGAGGAGGATGAATGCACGGAGTGCCCAGCTTGCCTGTTCCATTGGACGCCTTTGCCTCAGCCTCGTGGACTGCTTCTTAGTTCACCATCAACCAGTCGTGGAGCAGGAATTGTATGCGTTCGATCAAGAGCACGACGCGCGTCATGAACGTGTTGCCGAAGAACGCGCCGAAGCTGATCATCAAGAAGAACCGGCCCAAGTTGGCCGGGGCTTTCGCAAGCGCCGAATCGCGCCGGAACGAGAAGAAGAAGTAGTACAGGACACA from Verrucomicrobiota bacterium includes:
- a CDS encoding TIGR01777 family oxidoreductase — its product is MRLLTYQSRIELPAQDVFAWHKRPGALERLLPPWERVRIVERSGGLEPGGRVVLRTGLGPLPVTWEAVHQEYKEGLLFVDRLARGPFAHWEHAHRFTSEGTNACLVEDRISYRLPLGFFGQTFAGKAVRRRLKRMFGFRHERLRNDLLRHAACKQFGSQRIIVTGASGLIGSQLTAFLTSGGHEVVRLVRGKPASPAEAHWNPATREIDAQALEGTDAVVHLAGESIAARRWSARAKDRILRSRIEGTRLLSETLAQLKRPPRVLISASAIGYYGARGEEVLTESDGPGKGFLADVCRQWEAATEPAERAGIRVVTPRIGMVVTARGGALASMLPVFRAGLGGRLGNGRQWMSWVALDDLIGIMHHLIFTDVRGAVNATSPHQATNAEFTRTLGRVLHRPTLLRVPAFALRAMFGEMGRALLLEGARVRPAALEASGFRFLYPTLENALRCELGIVSR